DNA from bacterium:
AGCATGGGTGTTGAAAAATTTGTCAATAACCAAGACAATACTAACATCATTTACCGCGGTGTAATAAGTGGTCAACCTGCGTTTACCTTCGGTAATGTAAGTGGAGCCGGTGTAGTTACGCTTCCGAAACGTTTCCAAACCAACGACTTGAATTCACGCTGGCAGATTCAATTCGGCATGCGTTACACATTCTAAGAATTCTAATTCTTACTGAAATTCAAAAACCCCGATGTTGAATCAACATCGGGGTTTTTTTTATTACTGTTTGCAAAAAGCGGATTTATTTCTTTTCAAAAAACTCATCCAGGGCGGCTGTCAATTCTTTTTCATTCGGCATCATATAGGTACTCGTTGGAAGAGAGCCTGTGAAGGTCGTTCCGTAGCCTTTGGTTGAAACACGATTGTCCATAATTAATACAACACCGCGATCAGTTTTACTACGAATCAGGCGACCAAAGCCTTGGCGAAATTTGATCACTGCTTCCGGAACAGAATAATCGAAAAAGGGTTTACCGCCATTTCGTTCGATGCGCTCCATCTTCGCCGCTACCAAAGGGTCGCTCGGCACTTCAAACGGCAATTTCGTAATAACCAGCAATTCCAGCGCATCGCCGGGAACGTCCACCCCTTCCCAGAAACTGTCTGTTCCCAACAAAACCGACGTCCGATCTTTGCGAAAGCGTTCAGCAAGCGCCGTTCTCGAGCCGTCACGGCCTTGCATCAGTAACGTAATATTGTCATTAGCCAGGCTTTCTTTCAATTGTTTGTAGCTGTCACGCATCATCGCATACGACGTAAAAAGAATCAGCGCACCGCGCCGGTACCGCCTGATTATTCTGGACAACACTTCATTACAATGTAAGCTAAATGAAGCATGTGTCGGATCCGGCATAAACGCCAATGCCAGAGAAAGACATTGCTCTTCAAAGTTAAATGGCGATCCGACCGAAAATTCACACAACTTAGTATCCGGGAATGATTCGAGGCCTACCCGGCTTTTGTAATAATTAAAACTTCCTGATACGGACAACGTCGCCGAAGAAAACACACAGGTGTGAAGCTTATTGAACAATACCGTCTGCAGAATATCCCCGATATTCAGCGGAACGCCGTAAAAACGTAAATCATACGATTTTTCTCGCATAGGCAATTCGCACCAATAGACGAAATTTTTTTGTTCGGCCTTCGCCAATTGCTCAAACGTTGTCATCAGCGTGGCCACTTCCTGTAATCTTAACATCAATAGCTGGCGCATTTCATCCGCTTCTTCAAATACATCCGATTGCCAATCCTTCATTGTATCCACAAGTATTGCAAGTTGGTTTGACACTTCTGCAGCGGCTTCAATAAATTCGGTACGTTCATTACATTCCTTTTTCAACAGACTGGATTCAAGGGTGTACCGGTGCTTTGTAAAATACATTTCTTTGCCGGGTTGTTTGTTGGTCCATTCGTACGCATCAAGCGTCATCCGCTGAAGATACGTCTGTGTTTTGGCCCACCAGCGTCCGCATGTATCCGAAGCCGCTGTCAGTAAATTCATAAATTGTCGGGACTCGCCAGCCGATAATTTGGATTGCTTGAGCTTTTGACGAATTCGAATAAACAAACCGGTTTCAAATTGATCGCGCTCATACAAAGTGGACAACATATTTTTTACAGCCCACATTGAAAATTCAAGCCCCAGATAGGATTGTGCCGTGCGCTCAAGATGATGCGCTTCATCAATGATCAGGTTCGGATAATCGCCGAGAATGGAGTTTTCAGTCACCAGATCCGAGAACAGCAATGAATGATTCACGACGGTAACGTGCGCTTTCCTGGACTCTTCGCGGATTTTTTTGACAAAACACTCCTCACTGCTGTTACATTTTTGTGCCTGGCAATACACGCTTTCCGACGCTAGTTTGTGCCACAAAGCCAGATTCTCTTCAAAGGAAAATCCGGTACATTCACTGATATCACCGGTCTGCGTTTGTTGTGACCAGAAAACGAGTGGCACAACTTTCTCACGTTCGGACGGCGTCAGAAACGAGCCAGGATCGTTGAGAATTTCTTTCCACTTTTTCATACAGAGATAATTGCTCCGGCCTTTCAATAAAACCGCGCGGAAATTAACCGGCAAAATTTGATTAAGAAGCGGGATATCTTTATAGAAAAGCTGGTCCTGCAAATTTTTGGTGTGTGTGCTGACGACGGCCGATTCACCGAATAGCTTGTTTTTTGCCGTCCACAGTGCCGCCGGAACCAGATACGCCAGCGACTTGCCTGTTCCTGTTCCCGCTTCAGCTAAAATAAAATTCGACTGATTGAATGCCTCATTGATTTCCAAAGCCAATCGGATCTGTTCCTCACGTTCTTCATAGGCGTCAAAATGAGCGTTCAGGTAACCGCCGCCGGCAAAAATTTTTTCGACCATTTGCCGGCCTACAGGTTCGACTGTATCCGAAGACACTGGATTCGCCGATTCGCCGACCACATTCGACGGCGCAGGCGGCGGCGTTACACGCGGATAATGAAACGTGACTTCCGGAGCGTCCTTGGCAAATGCCGCCGCATCCGCAAAAAGTTTCTTCAACTCCTCCCGTGGTGTTGCTTCCAGCAAGCGTCCAAGCGTTGTGACTGTTTTGAGAGGCATTCGTACCAGGTGCTCTAATATCCTTAGGAAAATAACTGGTAACGCTGCGTCGATCGAACCTTCGCCTTGAAGATAAAACCGGTGAAGTGAAGGAAGCGAAACGTCGCCAAGCAAAGGAAAAAACATTCCCGTTAATTCGCTTACATCCCATATTTCCTGTTGCATCAAAAGCGCCTGATCGGCCGATCCCTCCCCCAACACAAAAAATGTGTTTTCCTTTTGGCACATCACCCAAGGACAATCGCTATAATTCTGCATTATTTCTTTGGCTAATTTATCCCGGTTCGACGGCGATATTTTTCCCGATAAAACTTCTGATATTTCATATAATTTGCATGATACAACGCTTATCCGAAAGTCATCAGGCTCCTGTTGCCAAACACTAATGGCATAAAACCTGTCAAATCCCGTAAGATTAAAAAAATTTTCCATGAGAGTTTTTTATTTTAGAAAGCTCTACAGAGCCCTTTAAATACGGATTTATTGATATGAATCATTTTGAGGCAAAACTACAATAGCTGACTCGTTTTTTACACAACTGAATTTAAAAACTTGCAGTCACATATTTATTCAAATTTAAAAAAACCAATGAATTAAAAAAATGTAA
Protein-coding regions in this window:
- a CDS encoding DEAD/DEAH box helicase family protein, which encodes MENFFNLTGFDRFYAISVWQQEPDDFRISVVSCKLYEISEVLSGKISPSNRDKLAKEIMQNYSDCPWVMCQKENTFFVLGEGSADQALLMQQEIWDVSELTGMFFPLLGDVSLPSLHRFYLQGEGSIDAALPVIFLRILEHLVRMPLKTVTTLGRLLEATPREELKKLFADAAAFAKDAPEVTFHYPRVTPPPAPSNVVGESANPVSSDTVEPVGRQMVEKIFAGGGYLNAHFDAYEEREEQIRLALEINEAFNQSNFILAEAGTGTGKSLAYLVPAALWTAKNKLFGESAVVSTHTKNLQDQLFYKDIPLLNQILPVNFRAVLLKGRSNYLCMKKWKEILNDPGSFLTPSEREKVVPLVFWSQQTQTGDISECTGFSFEENLALWHKLASESVYCQAQKCNSSEECFVKKIREESRKAHVTVVNHSLLFSDLVTENSILGDYPNLIIDEAHHLERTAQSYLGLEFSMWAVKNMLSTLYERDQFETGLFIRIRQKLKQSKLSAGESRQFMNLLTAASDTCGRWWAKTQTYLQRMTLDAYEWTNKQPGKEMYFTKHRYTLESSLLKKECNERTEFIEAAAEVSNQLAILVDTMKDWQSDVFEEADEMRQLLMLRLQEVATLMTTFEQLAKAEQKNFVYWCELPMREKSYDLRFYGVPLNIGDILQTVLFNKLHTCVFSSATLSVSGSFNYYKSRVGLESFPDTKLCEFSVGSPFNFEEQCLSLALAFMPDPTHASFSLHCNEVLSRIIRRYRRGALILFTSYAMMRDSYKQLKESLANDNITLLMQGRDGSRTALAERFRKDRTSVLLGTDSFWEGVDVPGDALELLVITKLPFEVPSDPLVAAKMERIERNGGKPFFDYSVPEAVIKFRQGFGRLIRSKTDRGVVLIMDNRVSTKGYGTTFTGSLPTSTYMMPNEKELTAALDEFFEKK